From Cellulophaga lytica DSM 7489, a single genomic window includes:
- the hpf gene encoding ribosome hibernation-promoting factor, HPF/YfiA family, whose product MQIIFEYHDVTASDRLENIAKEKLDHLHKKFNFIHRADVFFKVQNRSDDMEQICDIRISMPGPRLFASTHAENFESAIAETVRDLDNQLQKTKEKMSVR is encoded by the coding sequence ATGCAAATTATATTTGAATACCATGACGTTACAGCAAGTGACAGATTAGAAAACATAGCAAAAGAAAAATTAGACCATTTACATAAAAAGTTCAACTTTATACATAGAGCAGATGTGTTCTTTAAAGTACAAAATAGATCTGATGATATGGAGCAAATTTGTGATATACGTATAAGTATGCCAGGACCTAGATTATTTGCTTCTACACATGCAGAAAATTTTGAGTCTGCCATAGCAGAAACAGTAAGAGATTTAGACAATCAATTGCAAAAAACCAAAGAAAAAATGAGTGTTAGGTAA